A single window of Elgaria multicarinata webbii isolate HBS135686 ecotype San Diego chromosome 17, rElgMul1.1.pri, whole genome shotgun sequence DNA harbors:
- the TEDC2 gene encoding tubulin epsilon and delta complex protein 2: protein MLPADCAHRLVSLLTQALEDCDEEKQRLQQNLTRCQALLGDWNSQVPESPILEVGKDDIQGSEPSAKELEELELLNKALERALRVRSKFQQAPCEAAEGAKATAEKPVTSAALKQQAARSKASTSKTVAVSSVGGKFMPSKKPTAYMLKAPYRTDPDVRRPQAKTSARLSSRASKVPGKKRSPKGPASPKANLPVKIAGAGHEKACAAGEPGRQPGSSEAPHLAKRSPSFGDSSGGADFSGAVPPLHEAEGMHAAAAESLVTQSHMGGAPHGTGTTCTLQEKGSELKLPLPYKKAFSKYTRLLEKCRLCQTTPDAAVARNRFMEKLQATFCSPSPAFSPAEVRKELMHLRDVYSLVRQHMEAENPASLGENPPWERQYESLLTLEGLQTIVDQCLDKVDKLSEAMSSHSKMFPAHSACSKECSSVCCASLGKPRCRDVETVGPPPLLFYSSLKELKDMEALKLNVAMLHQRLEIQKAMEAELLPLLEPGAVQEGSRALLYRAVYTLLCEGGEHFPVLVHDEESSS, encoded by the exons ATGCTGCCTGCCGACTGTGCCCACAG GCTGGTTTCCCTGCTTACCCAGGCCTTGGAAGACTGTGATGAGGAGAAGCAGCGATTGCAGCAGAACCTAACACGATGCCAGGCTCTTCTTGGAGACTG GAACTCACAAGTTCCTGAAAGCCCAATCCTTGAAGTTGGCAAAGATGATATTCAAG GGAGTGAGCCCTCGGCCAAGGAACTCGAGGAACTGGAGCTGCTTAACAAAGCCCTGGAGAGAGCATTAAGAGTTAGATCAAAATTCCAGCAGGCTCCATGTGAAGCTGCAGAAGGTGCTAAAGCCACAGCCGAGAAGCCTGTCACCAGTGCCGCTTTAAAACAGCAAGCCGCTCGTTCTAAGGCGAGCACCTCGAAGACTGTCGCCGTGTCCTCTGTGGGCGGAAAGTTCATGCCGTCCAAAAAGCCTACGGCGTACATGCTGAAAGCTCCCTACAGGACTGACCCAGATGTGAGAAGGCCACAGGCGAAAACGTCAGCCAGGCTGAGCTCCAGAGCTTCAAAGGTGCCTGGGAAGAAGAGGTCACCCAAAGGACCTGCCTCCCCCAAAGCCAACTTGCCTGTCAAAATCGCTGGAGCGGGTCACGAAAAGGCCTGTGCTGCCGGAGAACCTGGAAGGCAGCCAGGCTCTTCCGAAGCCCCGCATCTTGCAAAGCGAAGCCCTTCATTTGGGGACTCTTCAGGTGGGGCAGACTTCTCAGGTGCTGTTCCGCCATTACATGAAGCAGAGGGTATGCATGCTGCTGCTGCGGAATCTCTAGTCACACAGAGCCATATGGGAGGAGCCCCCCATGGGACCGGCACCACATGCACTCTCCAGGAAAAGGG GTCTGAACTGAAGCTGCCGCTTCCTTACAAGAAAGCTTTTTCCAAGTATACCAG GTTGTTGGAAAAGTGTCGCCTTTGCCAGACAACTCCAGATGCAGCTGTTGCCCGAAACCGCTTCATGGAGAAGCTCCAAGCAACA TTCTGTTCACCTTCTCCAGCTTTCAGCCCAGCTGAGGTAAGAAAGGAACTGATGCATCTACGTGATGTCTACTCCCTTGTGAGACAGCACATGGAAGCGGAGAACCCAG CTTCCCTTGGAGAAAACCCACCTTGGGAGAGACAGTATGAAAGCCTCCTGACTCTGGAGGGCCTGCAAACGATAGTAGACCAGTGTCTGGACAAAGTGGACAAGCTGAGTGAAG CTATGTCGTCCCATTCCAAGATGTTCCCTGCTCATTCTGCTTGCAGCAAGGAGTGTTCCTCCGTGTGTTGTGCTTCCCTTGGGAAGCCGAGGTGTCGGGACGTAGAAACAGTTGGGCCGCCGCCCTTGCTTTTTTACTCCAGCTTGAAGGAGTTGAAGGACATGGAGGCCTTAAAACTCAACGTGGCGATGCTGCATCAGCGACTCGAAATACAGAAG GCCATGGAAGCTGAACTTCTGCCACTTCTAGAACCCGGAGCTGTTCAAGAAGGCTCCAGGGCATTGTTGTACCGTGCTGTTTACACGCTGCTATGTGAAGGGGGTGAGCACTTTCCCGTGCTTGTACATGACGAGGAGTCCTCCAGCTGA